The following DNA comes from Thermodesulfobacteriota bacterium.
ATAAATGATGAGACTATGAGTGAGAGAATTAGGAGAAATCTTTTCATCCTTTCCTCCTCATTTAACCCGGAGTTGGTATTGGCTTCTACCTCTATATAATTGAGGCTTTTTCATAAATGGTTCCTGGTTATAACTATACCGAGGTTTAGATTACTCTCTTTTGGAACCTTTAATCATCATAATCATCGTCGTAATACTTGTAATAATGCTTATAATGCTTCTTGTGGTGCTTGTGGTATTTGAAATGACCATACGGGGCAATAAATATCGGAGCCGGTTGGATAAAAACTGGGCGTGGGGCTACAACAACGGGTGGTGGGGCAACGTACACCGGGCTCGGAGCCACATAGACAGGTGCCGGGGCGCCAATGCCGAAATTTATAAAAAAATCGGTTCCGGCCATTGATGTAGCCGGTATTGCAAGAACTGTTATTAAGACAGCTATTAGAAGCAATTTTTTCATCTTTTCTCCTCCTATAATTGAGCCTACATATTTAAACCGGTCATATAGCGACAGGGTTTCATGATAAATTGGCAATATCCGTACCAGCCTTGGGGTAATTCTAATTCCTTAGTGTTCTTTGCCGGTTATGTTTGTGAGTAATCTTGAGTGATTTATAAATATAATGAGATGTGTGATAATGCACTGTAAAACTGTGCAAAATAGCACAACTAATAATTAGGAAAAATTAGACTTGGACGGACAATAGCACCGTTAACCTGGGTCAAGGTTGTTATGCTCACTTTCTAATATTCCACCTATCTTTCTTATTCGGTTTTGAAAAGCGTTTTTCCTCGTTTTTGAATAAAGTTCCGGTTTCCGCCATTTCGATTTTTTCATATTTGTTTTCGGTAGATTTTTCAAGCGAGCCTGCCTTCTGGAATGATGCCTTCTTAGTTTCTCCGGCTGGCAGTTCTTCTTCGGCGCCTAGTTTATTATTGATTGTTTTCAATGATGCATCCTTGCCCGGAGCCTCCTCGCGATACCTTTCCTTTATCTCGATTTGGTGATCGGTTGATTGATAGTGTGTTACTCCCATACCGGGGTTCACGCTATCAGGGAGTGAGGACTCGAATTGCGAACTGGTCTTACCCGCCTCAAAAGACTCGCTATCCTCTGCCTTTTTTAGTATGGGGAAGACGGAGATAAGCATGATTGCCAGCATGGCCAGAACTAAAAAACTCTTTTTGTCCGAATGAAGCTCCCAAACCCTGATACCAAGCCTTTGTGGCAGTATATTCGACCATTTTGGTTTTTTGATCGCCGTTTCCATATCTCGTGCAAAGTCCCTGACGTTCTCATAGCGGTCTTCCGGGTTTTTAGCCAGGGCCTTCAGGATGACTTTGCCCAGCTTTCTTGAGACCTTGTTGTTTATCTCCCAAGGAGGTAAAGGCTTTTCCTCTAGGTGGCCTTTCATGATTTTGTACTCTGAGTCGCTGTTGAACGGAACCGTTCCGGTGAGCATCTCGTAAAAGGTAATGCCGAAGGAATAGACATCGGATGCAACGCTGGTTTCCTCTCCCAGTATCAGTTCAGGTGACATATAACGAAATGTCCCGACCAGGCCTGTTTTAGTCAGTGCTTTCTCGCCTATTACTTTGGCTATTCCAAAATCAGTGACTTTAACCAGGCCGCTTTCGGTGAACATGATGTTACTGGGTTTAATATCTCGATGAATCACCCCCTTTGAGTGCATAAAGTCTAGAGCCTGTAAGACACTCGAGGATATTGATACCGCTTCTTCTATTGCTAGCGCATTTTCTCTTCTTAACCTCTTCTCCAAGGTTTCGCCGTTCACGAATTCCATTATCAGGAAGACTTCATCCTCCTCCTCCACATAATTAAGCAGGTTGACTACGTTGGGGTGGGAGAATTTGGCTTGGATCCTAGCTTCCTTGATGAACCTCTTCCTCATGTTGGGGTCTTCCGAAAATTGAGGGGAAAGCACCTTGATCGCTACCTCTTGTTCCAGGGTTATATGTATGCCCTTATAGACTATGCCCATCCCACCCTGGCCGATCTTTTCCAATAATCTGTAAGAACCGACTTCCTTGCCTACCATATCGGCTCCCCCTCTACACATTCGCCGGTAATATGAAGAAATCCCGGCCTTTTTAGCTCAGACCTAATTATACAGCGAGCTTACGGAAGATGGTCGTAGGCTTACCAGGATGGCACTATTCCGGCTTAATATGATTAAAAAGTCTCTTATCTCAGTGAACTCCGTGGCTATCTTATTCCTTTTTGCCAAAATGGGTTAGCATGGTAGTATAAACCCGATGTTGCATGTGCTAACAGGCAAGGCAAAGGGTAGAAAATTAAAGGTTCCTAGGGGAAAGGGCGTTAGGCCCACCACCGGAAGGGTAAAAAAAACCATATTCGACACACTCGGTGATATAAAAGGACTGAGGGTGCTAGACCTGTTTGCCGGTTCCGGAAGTTTGGGTTTAGAGGCTTTGAGTCGGGATGTAGCCCACGTGACATTTGTGGAGAAGGACCCTTCTGTTTGTAGAGTGCTCAAGGAGAATATAACACTTTGCGGCTTCATGGACAGGGCAGATTTGATATGCGTCCACTACCAACGGGCGCTAAGGAGGCTTAAAAGGGGCGGACAAAAATTCGACCTGGTCTTTATCGACCCGCCCTACATTTCCTACGGAACCAAGGGGGTTTCTGATTTTATCGAGGATGTATCGGAACTCCTCGAGGATGACGGGGTAATCGTGATCGAACATAACTACAAGATAGACGACCTGCCGGGACACTTTAATAAGGTTACTAAGCCTTTTGGCGGTACCCAGCTCAGCTTTTTCAGAAGAGGTGACAGATGAAGAGAGTCGCAATCTATCCCGGCTCTTTCGACCCGTTCACGAACGGCCATATCAACATAATCGAGCGCGGGGTCAAGGTCTTTGATACGGTGATAGTCGCCGTCGCTCATAATACTTCCAAGAAGACTACCTTTACTCTAGAGGAAAGGGTGGAAATCATACGGGAGATATTCAAAAACCGTTCAGAGGTAAAGATAGATTACTTCGAGGGATTATTAGTGGAATACGCAAAGAAAATAGGAACAAATATAGTGCTTCGCGGTATGAGAACGGTGTCCGACTTCGAATACGAGCTTCAAATGGCGTTATCTAACAAACTGCTCTATTCGGAGCTGGAGACGGTATTTATGGTTACCGAAAGCGTATATTCACACATCAGCTCTTCGCTTATTAAGGAGATAATAACCCTGGGCGGCTCTGCAAAGGAGATGGTTCCGGAGATTGTGGAGAAAAAGTTGAGGGAGAAGTTACTCAAGCATAGGGAGGATTAACTAGATGAGACTAGCCGCACGCGCGGAAAAACTAAAGCCGTCGGCGACACTGGCGATTACTGCCAAGGCCAAGGCCCTCAAGGCTCAGGGCATAGACGTAGTCGGATTCGGGGCTGGAGAGCCCGATTTCGATACCCCGGATAACATAAAAGACCGGGCCATCAAGGCCATAAAAGAAGGATTCACCAAGTACACCGCTGTGGGCGGAATCGACGAGCTTAAGAACGCTATTATTTATCGTCTAAAGGAAGACCACGCGCTTCAGTACGATAAGGCAGAGATAATCGTATCCTGTGGCGCCAAGCATACTCTATATAATCTATCCCAGGTCCTCTTTGAGGATGGGGACGAGGTCATAATTCCTTCCCCTTACTGGGTCTCATATCCGGAGCAGGTAAGCCTTGCCGGGGGCACTCCGGTAATTATCGAGACCGAGGAGGAAGCCGGGTTCAAAATCGACCCGGACAAGCTCAAAAAACTGATCACTCCCAGGACCAAGGCGTTAATACTCAACTATCCTTCTAACCCCACCGGGGCTACTTATAACGAGGAGGAGTTGAAAGATATAGTCAATATCGCTATGAATTCGGGATTGATTATAATTTCCGATGAGATTTACGAAAAGATTCTATACGACGGGCTTACCCACACACCGGTAGCCAAGTTGGGCGAGGAGGTGAAGAAGTCCACCATACTGGTGAACGGTGTCTCCAAATCTTATTCCATGACCGGATGGAGGATCGGATTTGCGGCCGGGGATAAAAAAATAATCGGGGCTATGAATAATCTCCAGGGACAGTCCACGTCAAACCCGGTATCCATTTCTCAGATAGCGGCTGTAGAAGCGTTTCAAGGCTCACAAGAAGAAGTAAAAAAGATGGCAATGGAATTTGAGAAGAGAAAGAATTACATAGTGAAGAGGCTAAGCGACATTCCCGGTTTCAAGTGTTTTAATCCCCAGGGTGCCTTCTATGTGTTTCCCAATATTTCGAGATTTTATAGAAAGAAGCATAATGGAAAAGAGATAAAAAATTCCGTCGATTTTACTGAGTTCCTCCTGGAGGAAGCGAAAGTCGCTGTCGTTCCCGGGATAGAATTCGGGTCGGATAATCATATCAGAATCTCCTATGCTACCTCGATGGATGAGATAAAGAAAGGCATCGATAGAGTAGAGAAAGCCGTGGAAAAACTGAAATGAATCCTATGAGGAAATAAAACATCTCTTTCCCGAAATATCTTGGTCAAGCATGTTTATCGAATCAACGCGGAAGTTCTCTAGCAAGTTGTTCGTGTCCGGAGTCTACACAAAGCTCGACGAAATCTAAAGTCTTTTAAGGTAAAGTGATTAGGTTAGTTTTAACTAATGTAGGGAACGCATATATGCGTTCCCTACTACTCTACTCGTCTAGATTTACGGTCAAGCCAATTATTTAGGATTCTATTAATGCTAAAGATAAAAGTAGGTATTTCAATTTCTTTGACCGGAAGATATCAAATCCAAGGGAGGGAGAGCTTTGAGGGGCTTTTACTCTGGGCCGAGGAAATAAACAAATCAGGAGGTATCTTTGTTAAACAGTATGGAAAAAGAATCCCGGTCAAACTCATTC
Coding sequences within:
- the rsmD gene encoding 16S rRNA (guanine(966)-N(2))-methyltransferase RsmD; translation: MLHVLTGKAKGRKLKVPRGKGVRPTTGRVKKTIFDTLGDIKGLRVLDLFAGSGSLGLEALSRDVAHVTFVEKDPSVCRVLKENITLCGFMDRADLICVHYQRALRRLKRGGQKFDLVFIDPPYISYGTKGVSDFIEDVSELLEDDGVIVIEHNYKIDDLPGHFNKVTKPFGGTQLSFFRRGDR
- a CDS encoding pyridoxal phosphate-dependent aminotransferase, yielding MRLAARAEKLKPSATLAITAKAKALKAQGIDVVGFGAGEPDFDTPDNIKDRAIKAIKEGFTKYTAVGGIDELKNAIIYRLKEDHALQYDKAEIIVSCGAKHTLYNLSQVLFEDGDEVIIPSPYWVSYPEQVSLAGGTPVIIETEEEAGFKIDPDKLKKLITPRTKALILNYPSNPTGATYNEEELKDIVNIAMNSGLIIISDEIYEKILYDGLTHTPVAKLGEEVKKSTILVNGVSKSYSMTGWRIGFAAGDKKIIGAMNNLQGQSTSNPVSISQIAAVEAFQGSQEEVKKMAMEFEKRKNYIVKRLSDIPGFKCFNPQGAFYVFPNISRFYRKKHNGKEIKNSVDFTEFLLEEAKVAVVPGIEFGSDNHIRISYATSMDEIKKGIDRVEKAVEKLK
- the coaD gene encoding pantetheine-phosphate adenylyltransferase, with translation MKRVAIYPGSFDPFTNGHINIIERGVKVFDTVIVAVAHNTSKKTTFTLEERVEIIREIFKNRSEVKIDYFEGLLVEYAKKIGTNIVLRGMRTVSDFEYELQMALSNKLLYSELETVFMVTESVYSHISSSLIKEIITLGGSAKEMVPEIVEKKLREKLLKHRED
- a CDS encoding serine/threonine-protein kinase is translated as MVGKEVGSYRLLEKIGQGGMGIVYKGIHITLEQEVAIKVLSPQFSEDPNMRKRFIKEARIQAKFSHPNVVNLLNYVEEEDEVFLIMEFVNGETLEKRLRRENALAIEEAVSISSSVLQALDFMHSKGVIHRDIKPSNIMFTESGLVKVTDFGIAKVIGEKALTKTGLVGTFRYMSPELILGEETSVASDVYSFGITFYEMLTGTVPFNSDSEYKIMKGHLEEKPLPPWEINNKVSRKLGKVILKALAKNPEDRYENVRDFARDMETAIKKPKWSNILPQRLGIRVWELHSDKKSFLVLAMLAIMLISVFPILKKAEDSESFEAGKTSSQFESSLPDSVNPGMGVTHYQSTDHQIEIKERYREEAPGKDASLKTINNKLGAEEELPAGETKKASFQKAGSLEKSTENKYEKIEMAETGTLFKNEEKRFSKPNKKDRWNIRK